The genomic DNA GAGCGCACGTGTGCTGAGATGGCAGTCATATGGCCGCTGGACGCTCGCGTTCGGGTCGTTGCCTTCGGTGTTGGCAATGATTCCGTCCATGGGGAGACCCATAATGTCTGCGAACGTCTGGCAAATCTCGTACTTGGTCATCTTATCCTCACTGGAGAACTGAAGGACCTTGGGCATCGAGCTGCGGTCGCTGGCCTCGAGGTATTTGCCGGCGATATCTGCTGCAGGTCAGTAGCCATGCCTTTTATTTTGGGGGGCGGGATGGGGGAGTACACATACCGTGACACACACGGCCGACATCTTCTGTGTTCGTGGGATATCGAATAGCCCAATGGTCCATCTTCACCTTGGACTGACCATCCTGGGTCTTCCATAACGTGTCCATGAGGATGTTGGTGGCACTCTCAGCCGGTGTGTGGGCTTTCCCGTAGAGAACAGGAACTCGaaggacgaggccaagaccttcgaggccggccgCCTTGTACTCCTCCAAGACGGCGAGTTCGCCGTCCAGCTTGGTTTGGCCGTAGAGATTGGTCGGCCCAGTCGGTGCGTCTGCCTCGTAGGGTGCCTCTCCGGGCTTACCAGAGAAGACGTAGTCCGTCGATATATAGATAAGCAGGGTGGAACGAGCGGCACAGAGGTTGGCGAGCGACTTCGTGGCTGCGACGTTCAGCGCCCTGGCAGCATCCGGGTCGCTGTCCACCTTGTCGGGGAACCTCTGGGCGGCGCCTGTTAACCATCACCAACAAGTCAACCACGTCTGCAAAGAGATAAAGATTCAAAAAGAAGCAAACGGTGGAGACAAACAGTGTACGACTACTTGGGGCCTAAGGTAATCTGTTAGTCCTGACTGCTGTGGTAAGTTGGAGTTGAGGGTGAAGGGACGGGCCGACTCACTTGGACTCGTCGAGAAACTTCTCAACCTCCGAAGTGTTTCCCAGGTCGACTTTGAAGACGGAAACTCCATCGGCGCGGGAGAATCCGGTACCCTTGACGTTCCAACTCCGGAGTTCGAAAGCTCTAGCTACCTGTCGTCCGAGAAGACCGGTGGCACCGGTCACGACAACGTTCTTGCCCGCCATGTCTGGAAATGCAAAGAGGCCCTTGATGTGTTTTGTTAAGTAAATTGCAGAAGCAGCCTGGGCGTCTATCTCTTCCGGTTTGAAAATGCGGTCCCGCTGGTAAGGTAAGGCAAGGTAAGGTAAGTAGAATAGTCACTGATGAGGCTCGTTCAGTGACACTTGATGGAAAGCTCTGGTCACTCAGCTACCCCGCGGTGGGGCCAGCCCGCCAGTTGCGCAAACTCAATTGGGCCAATCCTCGGATAGCTACATCATTTTCTCATAATGCATATGATtgacagagacagacaggTATTTCCATTCACCCTTCCACACCTTCACATCCCAACACCAAGCCGCAGCATCGTAGGGCAGCGCATCGTGGCCTTACTCCCCTTTCATCGGATGAACCTTTTCGAAGCATGCAGAATCGCGGCTAGTTCCGCCAGACTCCTTCCGGACCGCGACACCCCAAGCTGACATACCGCGATGCAAAATTCCAGGCCAAGTTTCGCGTTCCAACGATGAGAGTGCCCAAGAAAGCCGACTCGTCACCAGGAATTGCTCCAATCTCCCAAGTTAAAAGGCCGCCCGTCATTGGACATGCGGCTGCGTTGCCACACGCTCACAATGGCAAGGGGGGCACACGGCTTTTTCCAGCGACGATTCGAGCTTCAACGCTAGGCATTCGACTCGCCGTTTCGCCCATATCCACGGATCCCTGGATTGGGGGCTGAGAATGCCGCAATTCTTCAGGAATCGAGTCATGACTTACTCGACCGGATGTCTCCTTACCGCTGGGGCTTCGCTTCTGCAATGTCATGAATGAGCATACAAAAAGCACTGTCGCTTTTCGCCCACCTTTCGATCAGAAAATCTCCGGCCGGCTAGGGTGGGCGACGTAACCCTCCGTGACAAGCGGAACCCTCGAGGGGGGGTTCTCCGATGTGCGTTTGTCGATTTTCGTTGAGAATTTGCTTGAGGTGGAAAGAGGCATGCACAGGGAGGTCCTCGCCAAGTCTCACATGATCGACGGAACCATCCTCTCTTCAAGTATGGCTTGCGCAATGGACTCTCGACGAAAGGAGGCTACGCATCTTTTCCGTTCGAAGGGAGGGAACTTGGGAGCTGGGCGTTCTCTCCTTTGCCGACACAAGACGTCTCGGTCGGCCCCATCAGGAAGGATCGTACCTGGAGACGGCAAAAGGACGATGATTTTCCAGGCTTGCATCCTCGCGCCAGAAAATGGCGCACCTCCGCGACTCGGCCGGGCATGCTTGTTTCTACTGGATCCTCTCCGATCCGGAAGCAATTGATAATTGCTGTCCAAGCACCGACGAATTACCGACTGTCTGGGCAAAGCATCACTTGGAACCCGCCCCTGTCCAGTTAGCAAACGCCGGGCCACCAGGGAATCCCGCGTGGCGGCGGGACGTTGCCAAGTCTGTGAGTATGCGCCAAGGAGTCGGCGAGCGAGCCGTTCTGCTTTTTTTTACCCCTTTTTCCTATTCAAACTCGTGCAGGcccactgctgctgcttgatCCTTTTCGGATGCCACACT from Colletotrichum higginsianum IMI 349063 chromosome 3, whole genome shotgun sequence includes the following:
- a CDS encoding RmlD substrate binding domain-containing protein encodes the protein MAGKNVVVTGATGLLGRQVARAFELRSWNVKGTGFSRADGVSVFKVDLGNTSEVEKFLDESKPQVVVHCAAQRFPDKVDSDPDAARALNVAATKSLANLCAARSTLLIYISTDYVFSGKPGEAPYEADAPTGPTNLYGQTKLDGELAVLEEYKAAGLEGLGLVLRVPVLYGKAHTPAESATNILMDTLWKTQDGQSKVKMDHWAIRYPTNTEDVGRVCHDIAGKYLEASDRSSMPKVLQFSSEDKMTKYEICQTFADIMGLPMDGIIANTEGNDPNASVQRPYDCHLSTRALKDLGIDVSTNDFIGWWRREVHAFRH